The Nicotiana sylvestris chromosome 6, ASM39365v2, whole genome shotgun sequence genomic sequence TAGACTCTTTCTCTGAAGCAAGTTTGAGTCTTTCCTTTCTTGTCCTTCCTGCATTCCTTCTCCATTTAGGTGGTAGAACCACATCTTCCAGCACCTCTATTGGGATTACCCATAAACTCTCATCTGGCATCAGATTCACTGAAAATTCATAAGTTCTAAGTAGGTTATCCTTCTAGTAGTAAAAAGAGCAATACTGGCCAGGTTTCAGCTGCTAGTTCTTCAAAACCGCCCAAGCATGCGGACATGGAAGTTCATTTGAAATTTTCTGCAACTGCATGTTCCCTCTTCAAGGCACACTATGTTTTGCCTTAACCCTTCAAACACAGTATATAACTGCTCCATAGCAATCCTCGCctgcaaaagtttttttttaaaaaaaaataaagaatattatacattattatacagAGTTATACATCCTTATACAAGCAGTAAAATACAAGTCAGCAGTGCCAAGCATCATTATATTTGATTCATTTTACCGTCATTTGCTCCGATGCAATCAGATTTTCCCGAAGGAGTTTGTCGTACTTTTCGCCAAGCTCTGTAGATGTCTTCATTGCACTTTTTCTAGTTTTGTTGTTCCACTGTTGTAGCAAATTTGTCATGTACTCCAGCAATCGCATTACTGTAACTCTCTAGCATCCTTATTTGCTACATTAATTGACTATGCAATATTGGAAGTCATTACCATAGACCTTTTCACTTTGGAGTATGCCCTAGACCACCTTTCGTAGCCAACTTCGAACAAGTAAGGCTACACCCTCGGATCCATTTTGCACATCTCTGTCATATGGTAGTCAAACATCTCTATCGTGTAAGTTCTGGCCAAAGCAAAGAAGATATCCTTCAATTGTTTGTGATGTTTCTTGAATGTGCGCTTTACATTCTTCCACAAGTGAAACATGCAAATACAATATGGTACTTCTGGGTACACAGCTTTTGTGGCATTGAAGATGCTTTTATTTCTATCTGAAACTATACACATCCATTCCCTAACACCAAAAGTACCCCTTATCTAGATAAAGAACCACTCTCAAGATTTGTTATTCTCTGAATCTACAATTGCATATgcaagtggaaggatttttcctGTTTATACAAAATAGATATTAGAATTCAGACAATTATACAAATCATATACACagttatacataattatacaactTTATATTAACTGCAAATTTTATAAAAACAACAGCTGTGAAATcctatacacttttatacatgaAATTACAACATTAAACAAACTGCAGAAACAAGGTAGATGCAGGCAACTCACCAGCTCCATCCTGTATGCAAGCAGTCAATATGGTACCCTTATATGCTGCTTTAAGGAAACTTCCATCAACAACCATTATTGGTCGGCAATGCTCCCAACCCTTGATAGATGCATATAGAGAAACATATGCATAAAGAAAGCATCCATCTTCTAATTTGTGCAACTTTGAAACCGTTCCTGGATTTGTATGCTCCAACATATAAAAATACTTCGGCAACTCCTTATATGAATCACTTAGATTCCCTCTTATCATTTCCATTGCTATCTCTTTACCGTCCATGCTTTTATGTAGCTCACTTCAATCCCGTGTTGCTTTTGTATGTCCTCTATTATATCATTTGCGGTGTAAACTTTTTTTGGATTAACATACTTGTCCTTGACTATACTAGCAATTACACCCGAAGTAGCTTGACGTTGTGTTAAGTATCTTTCACCATAGCCGCATGTGTGATTACTATTGTAACTTCTCACCTTGAATATGTTTGCCTTGAAAACGGCAGAAGATTTGAAACTCCAAGCACAATTGTCATCCACACACATAAGGTGATACCTAAGATTAAAGATCATTCAACTTCTAAATACACTTGTATACAAAAACATAACTAAATATATACTAATTTTAATACCTATATACAAATATATACTACTTTATacatatttatacatatatataacagAATATACAACTATTGTCATACTTGTTGCGCTTGATCTCTTCACCTTGAATTGGAACCTCTCGCGTACAACCAAGTTCTTCATCACATTCATAACTATCTCTTTATCTTTATAAACTTGATCCTCCTCAACAAATTCGTTCAACATATTATCTATTATACCCGTGTTTTTACTAAATTTCCTATTTTTAATGTATTCGATATCAGGCATAATATCAGTGCTATCAATTGTGGATATATCTATAGAATTGGAACTTGTAGCAGCCAAACAACTGGAACTTGTAGCAACCAAACAATTATCATAAATCTCGTTCACTATCACAAACAAGGG encodes the following:
- the LOC138871224 gene encoding uncharacterized protein gives rise to the protein MDGKEIAMEMIRGNLSDSYKELPKYFYMLEHTNPGTVSKLHKLEDGCFLYAYVSLYASIKGWEHCRPIMVVDGSFLKAAYKGTILTACIQDGAGKILPLAYAIVDSENNKS